One genomic region from Methanobrevibacter oralis encodes:
- a CDS encoding nitroreductase family protein produces MKIDYKILNADNIKTMHKWGAPHFIALYSEQKDNYLENIGFVFQQICLFMQSIGIASCWIKMASIRDKNMVDIDSSLKFVILIAIGKADGELYRQSSKADRKKLAEISDFKDEKLKPAQLAPSSINSQPWYFTHDEDYLNVYRKNPNFLKKKFLEPLNKIDMGICLAHMYIANRESFSFEILKNNGLDGYRYLGSIKI; encoded by the coding sequence ATAAAAATTGATTATAAAATATTAAATGCAGATAACATTAAAACAATGCATAAGTGGGGAGCACCTCATTTTATTGCACTTTACTCAGAGCAAAAAGATAACTATTTAGAAAATATAGGATTTGTTTTCCAACAGATATGTTTATTCATGCAAAGTATAGGTATAGCATCATGTTGGATAAAAATGGCAAGTATTCGCGATAAAAACATGGTGGATATTGACTCGTCACTTAAATTTGTGATCTTAATAGCTATTGGAAAAGCAGATGGAGAACTATACAGGCAATCTAGTAAGGCTGATAGGAAAAAATTAGCAGAAATTTCAGACTTTAAAGATGAGAAATTAAAGCCAGCACAACTGGCACCATCATCTATAAACAGTCAACCGTGGTATTTTACGCATGATGAGGATTATTTAAATGTTTATAGGAAAAATCCAAATTTTTTAAAGAAAAAATTCTTAGAACCATTAAACAAAATCGACATGGGAATATGTTTAGCTCACATGTATATAGCTAACAGAGAATCATTTTCATTTGAAATACTTAAAAATAATGGGTTGGATGGTTATAGGTATCTTGGAAGTATTAAAATTTAA